Within the Medicago truncatula cultivar Jemalong A17 chromosome 4, MtrunA17r5.0-ANR, whole genome shotgun sequence genome, the region TTCTTCAAAGTGACTTATTATAAAATACATATGAAGTAGTAAATTGCATCCCAATTAAAGGCAAAAACatgtatatgttaatgaaatttgactcagttggtaagaagtTGCTCATTTGTAAGATTGTGCGTTTAATTTCAGCGCTAATATGAGTGTATCTTTTGTGAAtgatttgtaaatatttttgtaatttttttttgtttgacaaaaagtATCTtgtaaatgttatttgaacctGGAGACATTTCGTGACCCTAGTAAGTCTCAAAGACCAACTCACATAAACCCTGTAATAGAGTAGTATTTAgtgttttaaaaatcaaaccgcACATGAATCTGACAAAGTTCAACCGATACGACCGACCATTCGATCTGatctaatttttaaaacacTGTGGTACTAGGACTGATGTGTCATGTGTGACATCTGTGTTACAACCATTTGGAAAGAGCATTATAAGGGTGATTAAATGGTTTAtggtttatttttatgaatcaatcaaacatgattgagcttctaaaaaaataatggaaatatGATTGAGATAATTGATACGTTTAACAAATTTGATGGAATAAAGCGAGAGATATGTTGAGAATAAATCTTTACAaatttttccttccaaaaaaaatctttacaaatttgaaaattatgcaTTAATTGAGGTTATTGTAAGGGCTAAAAAAGTTTGGTCAATTAGACTTAAAAAAGGTATggtcaatgattttttttttttactggaaATGTTGAATAACAAtacaaaattgaatattttgtcaaaaaaaaaatacaatatcaagTATTGAATGACTACTGAATGCTTTATTTGCATACGTCTCTATAAATAGTGAGCCAATTGGAACATTAGCTCATACGAACTCAAATAATCAATAATTCATCCAATAATAAGATGAAGATTATTCacatactttttcttttcacttttttttcatTCACTATTTCCCAAGCTTTTGTCAATGATTTCTGTGTTGCAGATTTAAAGGCTCCAAACACAAATCCGGGTTATCCATGCAAACCTCTTGCAAGTGTTACATCTGACGATTTCGTCTTTCACGGCCTCGTCGCCGGAAAAACCAACAACACTTTCAAACTTGGAGCCACCCTTGCAAGTGTAACCAATTTTCCAACTCTTAACGGACTTGGAATTTCAGCGATGCGGGTTGACATAGACGAAGGCGGATCAGCTCCAATGCATACTCATCCTGATGCTACCGAATTTATTATACTAGTTCAAGGTGAATTTACCGCTGGATTTATAACACCTACTTCAGTGTATTCCAAGGTATTGAAACCAGGTGATCTTTTTGTTGTTCCACAAGGGATGTTACATTTTGCCCTTAATTCTGGTAAGGGAGTAGCTACtgcttatgttttttttagtagtgaaaaTCCTACTATTCACTTACTAGATTTCCTTTTATTTGGCAATAAATTGCCTTCTAATTTAGTTTCACAAACTACTCTCATTGATGTTGATCAAGTGAAGAAGTTAAAGGCTCATTTTGGTGGAAGCGGTTAGGAATATAAGGatttagtatttatttttatgttcgTCAGAGCAAATATCAAGATACTATATGATTCGATGATTtaacaatgaaataataatttgagtcctctctctccctctctatcTCATATCATAATTCTAAGTGGAATGCCTAATGAGAAAAACATTTACATTAGAATAAAATTAGAGATCAAATGAGCAAGACctcaatattaaaatttaattaattaaatcagtTTTATGATTAGACTAAataactaataaataaatagaaaaaagaaactTGTGAGATAAAAATCCACCGACAAATTTGGCAATTCTTGtacatttttgttaaaaaacaaaaaaaagtgggcaatagttttcttttttcgttctacatttttaatgaacaatataataatatgtatagttaaggaaaaaatgaaatctGAACGAATTAGACATTATTCAATTGGGATTCAATCTAATTCAAAATGGCATGGACTGGACTATGATGATTCAAGTAAGATAAGATCCTCTAACAAATTGGGTAATtctagattttttctttttgcatgTGTTATGTATTTGTCCTTGTCAACCTGAGTTAAACTCATGGGAACAGACAATTCTCGATCTAATTGGTTAGTCTAATatcttaaaaactaaaaatataaatataaataggaACTTCGTCGtatctattaaaattaaaattacaaagcAAGGTATTTTCTAACTTCTAAGACCTCTCATCCCTCCTCGAAACaaattgcttatttttttttgttgaagaatccTCCAAACAAATTGCTGACATGTCCTACTCATAAACCCTTTCAACGTGAAATACTTCCACAATATAAAAATCTTCTTTGGTCAAGCTTTTTCTTTGAACATCCCTCTCCGGTCAGTAAATTTAATTTCGTATTCCCATTTGGAGATTGAAaggtacaataaaaaaaaaaatcaataaaaaaaattctcaaatcttgacaaaaaagtaatctcaaatatgaaatataaaaacattctttgatttttcttgtgGAATTGATGGCGGATCTACATGGTTATAGGAGGGAAGAAATGGAGA harbors:
- the LOC25491691 gene encoding auxin-binding protein ABP19b; translation: MKIIHILFLFTFFSFTISQAFVNDFCVADLKAPNTNPGYPCKPLASVTSDDFVFHGLVAGKTNNTFKLGATLASVTNFPTLNGLGISAMRVDIDEGGSAPMHTHPDATEFIILVQGEFTAGFITPTSVYSKVLKPGDLFVVPQGMLHFALNSGKGVATAYVFFSSENPTIHLLDFLLFGNKLPSNLVSQTTLIDVDQVKKLKAHFGGSG